GACCAAGAGCCGTCCTCTTCCTGCACCCCCAGCATGGCTCTGCTGTCGCCAGTGTTGGCCACGTGAAGGTCAACGCCATCCACGTGGGCCACGCAAGCTGTGGCCCCAGAAAATGCCACTCGAAGCACCAGGTAGTTGAGGAAAGAATTGGGATCACCAACTTGAGCCTCCAAGGAGATGTCATTATCAAGCCTCTTGAAAGCATTAATCAAAGCCTCCTTAACATCAATATCAGTCGACTCCCCAGTGTTGAGGTCAATAAGCTCTTGCCAGTAAGTCCTCAAGCTGTTGAAATATAACTTGGATGCCTCCTTACTGAAGTAATCATTGGGGTGCTTGTGCCACTGGAGAATGGGTAGCAGGGCTCGACCACTCTCCACGGCATTTTCGATCTCCAGCAAAGTCTCGTGGGGTAACAAAGAGACAGCAATATAATAAAAGAGTCTTTCACTAACTGCCTGGGAGCAAGCACAGCCTGCGTGGCCATCGAAAACCCCCAAAAGCATCCCTCTGGTCTGCAAGCAGGTTGCTGCACTCCTCCGGTCCTCAATGGGTGCGTTTGCTGGCAGCTGATTGCTGTCAAATCCAAGGACAGAACTGACGTTTTTGCCATCAAATTCTGGCACTTTGAAACTGTACTCATTAGCTTTCAGGATGCTATTGACTTGGGGAGGTGTGAGGTAAAACTTCTGCGGTGTGGAAGCATATCTCCTTCCTTGGGTGTACTGCCACCAGCTCTCCTTTGGCCTGTAAAAGGTAGCATACGCCGGATGGGGTGTGTATCTCGGGCGACTCTGCGGAATATAAGGAGGTGAGCAGCAGAGATGTTTGTGGTGGCAGTAACATGCAGTGCCATAGATTCTGCTCAGTTCACAGTTACGAATCAGAGGGAAAAACAGTTGAGTTGGTGCTGGCATGGCATCAGAGAACAGTGGCAGGCTGGAACTTCTGACCGGGATTCCTAGACAGCAATTTCACAGGTACGcacaaagaaaaaagttacatTCAGATTActtaatctattttttctttcataacagATATTTAGCAGGTGAATTTACAAGTGCCCCGTGCCTCCTAAGGTACTATATTTTACACACATACCATGTACTATCTCTACAGGATATACTCTGCTAAGCGCACTTGATTACTTAATGGAGCCAGGAGCAAACTGTCTTCTagctttacttttctctttgtatttctttatgcAGCACAAACTGGGCAGAATGTACAACAGATCTGGCTGGGAAGAGCGGAGGAGATGAAGGTTATATAACATTATGCAGTGGCAGTCTACCTGGCCAATCACCCTTCTTTTTAATCCTTAAAAAAGTCCATGAGTCTCCCATATTGCACAGGGACTTCTCCCATTTATGAAGATCCAGTTTCTAGAGCCATGGTCAATGGTTAGCATTTGACACACTTGGATATCACCATAAACGTGTTGGGATGCAGCCTGTGTATATTCATGATTTATTTGTACAATATATACATACGTTACTATAATTAACACGTACAAGAAAAATCTTACATAATGGATAAAAATAGAAGTTCCAAAATGCCCTCCTTGCATCCAGGAGATGGTCTTGCAAACAATGCTTCTCCAGACCACTGTGCCGATTTGGCAAGTTTAGGGACACAGGTCTGCCACCAAGTCACCAAATAATCCTAGAAAAGCGGGCaggtttcatttattcattaattttactgtattttttgtgactttaaaaaaaaaaaaacaagtttttcaGTAGTTCTAAAACTTTGTTAGTAACATAAATGGTCTCAGTTCTGGAACTTAATTTACTTGTTACTATTTTCCTCTGCCTATCAACTGTAAAAGAAAGCTACAGAAATATGATCTTTAACTATTATGGACCCCAAGTAGAATTCACCTGTAGAAAAATATtctcttacatttaaaaaaatggttatcTATTTGTCCTTGGAAATTAATAAACAGTGAAACAGTAGTCTAATGGACTAAGGTTTGGCTTAAAAAGGTAGAGCATTATactgatgaataaatgaaaatcataTCACTTATATCTGGAAGTGGAACACTGAAAATATTCTGATGAGCATTTATCTAGAAAATGTAATAAACATGTATCAGTAAGCCAGGTAatctatacaaaaaaagaatccCTCTTGTAACACATATTTCCCCTGAATTCTTGAGGTATTGCCTCAAAGTATTCAACTGGCCTATAAACAAATAGGCTTTAGAAGTATCTTAAATAGGGAAACAAATGCaataaacaaaaaggaataaacaATAGAAAATCACCTGAGCCTTAATATCAACTATTTCTTCCTAAGGTTGAAcacattaagaaaaatttttacaaatatcATAGAGTATTAGctatatattacattattttcacATACCCTTTTTGAAAAACAGTTAGAAAAATGGTAAGTGGAACATAGGGAGCAAACACTGAGTCTGCTTCGGTAATAAGCACTGTGTAAGCCAGTCATATAGAACCCCTTTTGCATGTGATACAATGTATCATTATTTTAACTGCATTATTTAAGAAGAAATTTgtttacaaaactgaaaataagatTAAGCAAGAGAAGGTAATGAACAGAATTTTGGGAATAAGAGGAATAACTAAATAACGTCTGAAAGGCAGTCATGAAAGACAGAAATTCCAGAAGAACAGGAATCTATCAAGAATAACCACTTAAATAACAGGACTTCAAACTGAATACCTGAAAGTCATCCAAAGGTTAAGTGTACATGACTGAGCCAGGAGATGTGCTAAACCGCTGGGCCACATGACACTGGCTTTCAGATATGAACCATATCTCTTGCTAGGTTTGTATGCAGAAAGCACATGGACTCATTTCATGCTTTGTATGtagattatttctattattaaaaatggaaacataccaattttcatgaaaataaattttctctgTAAGTTTATATATATGTCTGCATTTAAGCTTACTTTAATATGTAAgaattttagagggaaaaaaatacctGTGTTTCTGTATGGAATGCAGATTGAATCAAAGTACTGTTTGTGTTTGGAGGCAGG
This sequence is a window from Ovis canadensis isolate MfBH-ARS-UI-01 breed Bighorn chromosome 9, ARS-UI_OviCan_v2, whole genome shotgun sequence. Protein-coding genes within it:
- the PDP1 gene encoding pyruvate dehyrogenase phosphatase catalytic subunit 1 isoform X3 translates to MPAPTQLFFPLIRNCELSRIYGTACYCHHKHLCCSPPYIPQSRPRYTPHPAYATFYRPKESWWQYTQGRRYASTPQKFYLTPPQVNSILKANEYSFKVPEFDGKNVSSVLGFDSNQLPANAPIEDRRSAATCLQTRGMLLGVFDGHAGCACSQAVSERLFYYIAVSLLPHETLLEIENAVESGRALLPILQWHKHPNDYFSKEASKLYFNSLRTYWQELIDLNTGESTDIDVKEALINAFKRLDNDISLEAQVGDPNSFLNYLVLRVAFSGATACVAHVDGVDLHVANTGDSRAMLGVQEEDGSWSAVTLSNDHNAQNEREVERLKLEHPKNEAKSVVKQDRLLGLLMPFRAFGDVKFKWSIDLQKRVIESGPDQLNDNEYTKFIPPNYYTPPYLTAEPEVTYHRLRPQDKFLVLATDGLWETMHRQDVVRIVGEYLTGMHHQQPIAVGGYKVTLGQMHGLLTERRAKMSSVFEDQNAATHLIRHAVGNNEFGAVDHERLSKMLSLPEELARMYRDDITIIVVQFNSHVVGAYQNQEQ
- the PDP1 gene encoding pyruvate dehyrogenase phosphatase catalytic subunit 1 isoform X1, whose amino-acid sequence is MDGPVPGRASAGVWAPAASSCSSAAPEGRMCVCPGPRRIGIPVRSSSLPLFSDAMPAPTQLFFPLIRNCELSRIYGTACYCHHKHLCCSPPYIPQSRPRYTPHPAYATFYRPKESWWQYTQGRRYASTPQKFYLTPPQVNSILKANEYSFKVPEFDGKNVSSVLGFDSNQLPANAPIEDRRSAATCLQTRGMLLGVFDGHAGCACSQAVSERLFYYIAVSLLPHETLLEIENAVESGRALLPILQWHKHPNDYFSKEASKLYFNSLRTYWQELIDLNTGESTDIDVKEALINAFKRLDNDISLEAQVGDPNSFLNYLVLRVAFSGATACVAHVDGVDLHVANTGDSRAMLGVQEEDGSWSAVTLSNDHNAQNEREVERLKLEHPKNEAKSVVKQDRLLGLLMPFRAFGDVKFKWSIDLQKRVIESGPDQLNDNEYTKFIPPNYYTPPYLTAEPEVTYHRLRPQDKFLVLATDGLWETMHRQDVVRIVGEYLTGMHHQQPIAVGGYKVTLGQMHGLLTERRAKMSSVFEDQNAATHLIRHAVGNNEFGAVDHERLSKMLSLPEELARMYRDDITIIVVQFNSHVVGAYQNQEQ
- the PDP1 gene encoding pyruvate dehyrogenase phosphatase catalytic subunit 1 isoform X2 — translated: MCVCPGPRRIGIPVRSSSLPLFSDAMPAPTQLFFPLIRNCELSRIYGTACYCHHKHLCCSPPYIPQSRPRYTPHPAYATFYRPKESWWQYTQGRRYASTPQKFYLTPPQVNSILKANEYSFKVPEFDGKNVSSVLGFDSNQLPANAPIEDRRSAATCLQTRGMLLGVFDGHAGCACSQAVSERLFYYIAVSLLPHETLLEIENAVESGRALLPILQWHKHPNDYFSKEASKLYFNSLRTYWQELIDLNTGESTDIDVKEALINAFKRLDNDISLEAQVGDPNSFLNYLVLRVAFSGATACVAHVDGVDLHVANTGDSRAMLGVQEEDGSWSAVTLSNDHNAQNEREVERLKLEHPKNEAKSVVKQDRLLGLLMPFRAFGDVKFKWSIDLQKRVIESGPDQLNDNEYTKFIPPNYYTPPYLTAEPEVTYHRLRPQDKFLVLATDGLWETMHRQDVVRIVGEYLTGMHHQQPIAVGGYKVTLGQMHGLLTERRAKMSSVFEDQNAATHLIRHAVGNNEFGAVDHERLSKMLSLPEELARMYRDDITIIVVQFNSHVVGAYQNQEQ